One window of Camelina sativa cultivar DH55 chromosome 4, Cs, whole genome shotgun sequence genomic DNA carries:
- the LOC104783742 gene encoding putative F-box/LRR-repeat protein At3g44080, protein MRSVSMDCVASMDSLPDDLLVQILSFLPTKQTVSTSILSKRWRTLFAFSPNLDFDESVFRLPKEMYIRSVDSVLAFQGGKHMEKFSLVFKSFDDEVYDVDRWICYALEHGVSELHLDIESIRYYVDRSNLCVVGLCYHPWRESPYCHVDSLAKAKLDLQFIDFHYEADDADLTTLISGIRNVKTLHLTSSAVEVILVCCKGELPVFKNLIKLIFSSKKKGWKMFLPLLLERSPKLNTLVLSDLHRYTFRGRTKLCVGVQIPSNNKIKMLSILQYEGSANELKHINHFLLKMECFEMVKVYVAAEMDDLKKMQLTDDLLKLSTASSKVKIQLM, encoded by the exons ATGAGGTCTGTCTCTATGGATTGCGTGGCTTCAATGGATTCTCTTCCAGATGATCTTCTTGTCCAAATCTTGTCCTTTCTTCCTACGAAACAAACTGTTTCAACCTCTATACTCTCCAAGAGGTGGAGGACTCTGTTTGCTTTCAGTCCTAATCTTGATTTTGACGAATCCGTCTTCAGGCTCCCCAAAGAGATGTATATAAGATCGGTGGACAGTGTATTGGCTTTCCAAGGTGGTAAGCATATGGAGAAGTTCTCACTTGTATTTAAATCATTTGACGATGAAGTATATGACGTTGACCGATGGATATGTTATGCCCTGGAACACGGTGTCTCTGAGCTTCATCTAGACATAGAATCTATAAG GTATTATGTTGATCGTTCTAACTTATGCGTTGTCGGCCTCTGTTACCATCCTTGGCGTGAGTCTCCATATTGTCATGTAGATTCACTTGCCAAAGCTAAATTGGATCTTCAATTCATAGATTTTCACTATGAGGCAGATGATGCGGATTTGACAACTCTCATCAGTGGGATACGCAATGTCAAGACCCTTCACTTGACTTCTTCTGCTGTTGAG GTGATTTTGGTTTGCTGCAAAGGTGAACTACCCGTGTTCAAAAACCTCATTAAGTTAATATTttcgagtaaaaaaaaaggttggaaaATGTTTCTGCCACTTCTGCTAGAGCGTTCTCCAAAGCTAAACACCTTGGTTCTTTCG GATCTACATCGTTACAcatttagggg ACGAACAAAACTGTGTGTAGGGGTTCAAATTCCCtctaacaacaaaataaagatgcTGAGTATCCTGCAATATGAAGGAAGCGCAAACGAGCTAAAACACATTAACCATTTCTTACTAAAAATGGAGTGTTTTGAAATGGTAAAAGTCTATGTTGCAGCTGAGATGGATGACCTCAAAAAGATGCAACTCACAGATGATCTGTTAAAGCTTTCCACAGCTTCATCCAAGGTCAAGATCCAACTCATGTGA
- the LOC104783741 gene encoding putative F-box/LRR-repeat protein At3g44080, producing the protein MEHGEQTAELQLYPASLDCLPDDLLLQILSFLTTKEAASTSVLSKRWRTLFALSPNLDFDNSIFLHPEEGKRNRPDIQRSFEDFVDKTLALHDDNHIIKTFSLKFDKPDRDRFGESFGVMDVVDRWICNAFGHVVSELHLRIPSNSHCDLPSKVFTSTTLVKLSLGTAIYVPSVPSHTCLPSLKVLLLESVQFRDNQLSDVVVDLYFSGYAGHTTSHYNLDSLGKATLDLHLPKHYKYLDTVGEDLMNLISGIRNLKTLHLTFSAVEAISLFCKDGLPVFNELVELAFSSQKRGWKVLLPLLLERSPNLETLILSGLHRYTLRTTQYVGIQVPSNNQIKILHIIQYQGRAIELLHINHFLLHMECLEVLKVYVAAEMDDFKKMQVMEDMLKLPAASSKLKIQVK; encoded by the exons ATGGAACATGGAGAACAAACTGCTGAACTACAATTGTACCCGGCTTCATTGGATTGTCTTCCAgatgatcttcttctccaaatcttGTCCTTCCTTACCACGAAAGAAGCTGCTTCAACCTCTGTTCTCTCCAAGAGGTGGAGAACTCTGTTTGCTCTCAGTCCTAATCTTGACTTTGACAATTCCATCTTTTTACACCCTGAAGAGGGTAAACGGAATAGGCCGGACATTCAAAGGAGTTTCGAGGATTTTGTGGATAAAACATTGGCTTTGCATGATGACAACCATATTATAAAGACGTTCTCACTAAAATTTGATAAACCAGATAGAGATCGCTTTGGGGAAAGCTTTGGCGTGATGGATGTTGTTGACCGCTGGATATGTAATGCCTTCGGACACGTTGTCTCTGAGCTTCATCTGCGTATTCCATCAAACTCACACTGTGATCTCCCATCAAAAGTCTTCACCAGCACCACACTAGTTAAGCTGTCATTGGGAACAGCTATATACGTCCCAAGTGTTCCTTCCCATACATGTCTACCATCACTAAAGGTTCTCCTCCTAGAATCAGTTCAATTTAGGGATAATCAACTATCTGATGT TGTTGTCGACCTCTATTTCTCTGGTTATGCTGGGCACACAACTTCACATTATAATCTGGATTCACTTGGCAAGGCTACTCTGGACCTTCATTTGCCCAAACATTACAAGTATTTGGACACGGTTGGTGAGGATTTGATGAATCTCATCAGTGGGATACGCAACCTCAAGACCCTTCACTTGACTTTTTCGGCTGTCGAG GCGATTTCACTATTCTGCAAAGATGGATTACCGGTGTTCAACGAACTCGTTGAGTTAGCGTTTTCGAGTCAGAAACGCGGTTGGAAAGTGCTTCTACCACTTCTGCTAGAGCGTTCTCCAAACCTAGAAACTCTGATTCTCTCg GGTTTGCATCGTTACACATTAAGAACAACTCAATATGTTGGGATTCAAGTTCCCTCGAATAACCAAATAAAGATATTGCATATCATACAATATCAAGGACGTGCAATCGAGCTGTTACACATTAACCATTTCTTACTGCATATGGAGTGTCTAGAAGTGTTAAAAGTTTACGTTGCAGCTGAAATGGATGACTTCAAAAAGATGCAAGTCATGGAGGATATGTTGAAGCTTCCTGCAGCTTCATCCAAGCTCAAGATACAAGTcaaataa
- the LOC104780269 gene encoding chaperone protein dnaJ 3-like produces MPVYQRPFMKGKLYIHFTVDFPDSLSPEQTKALEAVLPKPSTAQLNDMEIDECEETTLHDVNIEDEMRRKAQAQREAYDDDDDDDDHPGGAQRVQCAQQ; encoded by the coding sequence ATGCCGGTATACCAGAGGCCGTTCATGAAGGGTAAGCTGTACATCCACTTCACAGTGGATTTCCCGGACTCGCTGAGCCCTGAGCAGACCAAAGCACTGGAAGCTGTTTTGCCCAAGCCCTCAACAGCTCAGTTGAACGACATGGAGATAGATGAGTGTGAGGAGACCACTCTACACGATGTGAACATTGAGGATGAGATGAGGAGGAAGGCACAAGCTCAAAGAGAGGCttatgatgatgacgatgatgatgatgaccatcCTGGTGGTGCTCAGAGGGTGCAATGTGCCCAGCAGTAA
- the LOC104780265 gene encoding kinesin-like protein KIN-12E yields the protein MPFISETASAIKRRFGFNDRPAPSESLRSVPCTPEANTVSRENHTHQPSIYSSAVRSMSDLDEDGVICAGSAQISRSQSFEFNDDPAFWKDHNVQVIIRTRPLSSSEISTQGNNKCVRQDNGQAITWIGNPESRFTFDLVADENVTQEQMFQVAGVPMVENVVGGYNSCMFAYGQTGSGKTHTMLGDIEGGTRRHSVNCGITPRVFEYLFSRIQKEKEVRKEEKLHFTCRCSFLEIYNEQILDLLDPSSCNLQLREDHKKGIHVENLKEIEVSSARDVIQQLMQGAANRKVAATNMNRASSRSHSVFTCIIESKWVSQGVTHHRFARLNLVDLAGSERQKSSGAEGERLKEATNINKSLSTLGLVIMNLVSVSNGKSVHVPYRDSKLTFLLQDSLGGNSKTIIIANISPSSSCSLETLSTLKFAQRAKLIKNNAIVNEDASGDVIAMRLQIQQLKKEVSRLRGMVNGGVDNQDMDTVSMGCPASPMSLKWDGFNGSFTPLTTHKRMSKVKDYEVALVGAFRREREKDASLQALSAENEASMKLEKKREDEIRGLKMMLKLRDSAIKSLQGLASGKISVEAHLQKEKGDLMKEIEVLRAQVDRNQEVTKFATENLRLKEEIRRLKSQCEEGERDILNQQIQALQAKLLEALDWKLMHESDSSMVKEAGNISNMFCSNQNEESKKLSSIQDENEFLRMQAIQNRAEMESIQKSISFSLDEKERLQKLVDNLTKELEGRIRSSGMVGDEDQMEVKTMVQAIACASQREAEAHETAIKLAKENDDLRQKIKVLIEDNNKLIELYEQVAAENSSRALVNTGTDSSSNNAEAQKSAEIALEVEKNAAEELKKMIGNLETQLSEMHDENEKLMSLYENAMKEKDEFKRLLSFPDQEKPIEVDGDGANCSSDTEMELCGQLCNNSSKKSTEDLNSARLKLELAQEKLSVSAKTIGVFSSLEENILDIIKLSKESKETEDKVKKHQYELGSIKNISDQTNARKEVAEKKLAALRCSLSNFASSAVYFQQREERARAHANASSDHLNQKNEELDVLRSYKREIDAAMGKIQQSEAELKSNIVMLKIKVDEENKRHEEEKVLCTIDNIEKINTPQRNTLRTGKATDLLKSQEEKTKLQSEMKLSREKLASIRKEVDDMTKKSLKLEKEIKTMETEIEKSSKTRAKSEMELENTIQEKQTIQEVEEQGISEIQNMIIEIHQLVFESDLRKEEAMIVREELNAEELRAKDMHKTMVERVENALQTLEKNNNGISGKIEEEVESVLGLVHDASRLLEVSQ from the exons ATGCCGTTCATCTCCGAGACTGCTAGCGCCATCAAGCGCCGATTCGGATTCAACGACCGTCCCGCTCCGTCGGAGTCTCTCCGATCTGTGCCTTGCACGCCGGAAGCTAACACCGTCTCGAGGGAGAACCACACTCATCAGCCTTCGATTTACTCTTCCGCGGTTCGCAGCATGTCTGATTTGGACGAAGACGGTGTGATTTGCGCTGGATCTGCTCAGATATCGAGGTCTCAGAGCTTTGAGTTTAACGACGATCCCGCGTTCTGGAAAGATCACAATGTTCAG GTTATCATAAGAACGCGTCCACTTAGTAGTTCAGAGATTTCAACACAAGGCAACAACAAATGTGTAAGGCAAGACAATGGCCAGGCAATTACTTGGATTGGGAATCCAGAGTCTCGTTTCACATTTGATCTCGTTGCTGATGAGAATGTTACCCAG GAGCAGATGTTTCAAGTGGCTGGAGTGCCTATGGTGGAGAATGTTGTGGGTGGTTACAATAGCTGTATGTTTGCCTATGGCCAG ACTGGAAGTGGGAAAACTCACACTATGCTTGGAGATATCGAGGGAGGAACACGTAGACACAGTGTCAACTGCGGGATAACACCTAgagtttttgagtatttgttcTCAAGGATTCAAAAG GAAAAAGAAGTCCGCAAAGAGGAAAAGCTACACTTTACTTGTCGATGCTCGTTTCTGGAGATATACAACGAGCAAATCCTTGATTTATTAGATCCGTCATCTTGTAATTTACAG CTAAGGGAAGACCACAAGAAAGGTATTCATGTTGAAAATCTAAAGGAGATTGAAGTCTCAAGTGCCAGAGACGTGATTCAACAATTGATGCAG GGTGCTGCAAATAGGAAAGTAGCTGCGACTAATATGAATCGTGCAAGTAGTCGATCCCACAGTGTATTTACATGTATCATCGAAAGCAAG TGGGTATCTCAAGGTGTAACTCATCATCGTTTTGCACGGCTTAATCTTGTTGACTTAGCTGGATCTGAAAG GCAAAAGAGTTCAGGAGCTGAAGGTGAACGCCTCAAAGAAGCTACCAACATCAACAAGTCTCTTTCAACATTGGG GCTTGTGATCATGAATCTCGTAAGTGTTTCCAATGGAAAATCAGTCCATGTTCCTTATCGAGATTCGAAGCTCACATTTCTGCTTCAG GATTCCCTTGGAGGGAATTCAAAGACAATAATAATTGCTAATATTAGCCCATCTAGCAG TTGCTCGTTGGAGACCCTAAGTACCTTGAAGTTTGCACAGCGTGCCAAGCTTATTAAGAACAAT GCAATTGTCAATGAAGATGCATCTGGAGATGTTATTGCTATGCGGCTACAAATTCAACAACTCAag AAAGAAGTATCCCGCCTAAGAGGAATGGTTAATGGTGGAGTAGACAATCAGGACATGGACACTGTCTCAATGGGCTGCCCTGCTTCTCCAATGTCTCTCAAGTGGGATGGGTTCAATGGATCATTCACTCCTCTGACAACTCACAAAAGGATGTCTAAG GTAAAAGACTACGAAGTTGCACTTGTTGGTGCTTTCCGAAGAGAGAGGGAAAAGGACGCTTCTTTACAAGCATTGTCTGCTGAAAATGAGGCTTCAATGAAGTTG gaaaagaaaagagaggatgAAATACGAGGTCTGAAAATGATGTTAAAGCTCCGAGATTCAGCAATTAAGAGTTTACAAGGTTTAGCTTCAGGAAAGATCTCTGTTGAAGCACATCTGCAGAAAGAAAAGGGTGACCTTATGAAGGAGATTGAGGTGCTACGTGCTCAAGTTGACAGAAATCAGGAAGTTACCAAATTTGCCACGGAGAATTTGCGATTGAAAGAAGAGATCCGAAG ATTGAAATCACAATGTGAGGAAGGTGAAAGGGATATCTTGAATCAACAGATTCAAGCATTACAAGCCAAG TTGCTAGAAGCTCTTGATTGGAAACTCATGCACGAATCAGATTCCTCAATGGTGAAAGAAGCTGGTAACATCAGCAATATGTTCTGCTCAAACCAG AATGAGGAATCAAAGAAACTTTCGTCGATCCAAGACGAGAATGAATTCCTCCGGATGCAG GCTATTCAAAACCGGGCAGAAATGGAATCAATTCAGAAGTCAATAAGTTTTTCACttgatgagaaagagagattgcaAAA GCTTGTCGACAATTTGACCAAGGAACTTGAGGGAAGAATAAGATCCTCAGGCATGGTTGGTGATGAAGATCAGATGGAGGTTAAAACAATGGTTCAAGCCATTGCATGTGCTAGTCAAAGAGAAGCTGAAGCTCACGAGACAGCAATCAAGTTGGCgaaagaaaatgatgatttgCGCCAGAAAATAAAGGTCTTAATTGAGGACAACAACAAACTTATAGAGCTGTATGAACAAGTAGCCGCAGAAAACAGCTCCAGAGCTTTGGTGAATACTGGGACAGATTCGTCAAGTAATAATGCCGAAGCTCAGAAGAGTGCAGAAATTGCTCTGGAGGTTGAGAAAAATGCAGCTGAGGAACTGAAGAAAATGATAGGAAACCTGGAGACTCAGCTTAGCGAGATGCACGATGAGAACGAGAAGCTAATGAGTCTGTATGAAAATGCAATGAAGGAAAAGGATGAATTCAAAAGACTGCTCTCTTTTCCTGACCAAGAGAAGCCTATTGAAGTTGATGGTGATGGAGCCAATTGCTCCTCTGATACTGAAATGGAGCTATGTGGGCAACTGTGTAACAATTCTTCTAAAAAGTCTACAGAAGATTTAAACTCAGCAAGGCTGAAACTTGAACTGGCTCAGGAAAAGCTTTCAGTCTCTGCCAAAACCATTGGAGTGTTCTCTTCActtgaagaaaatattttggacATCATCAAGCTGTCAAAGGAAAGCAAAGAGACTGAAGACAAAGTTAAGAAGCACCAGTATGAGCTAGGATCAATCAAAAATATCTCTGATCAAACTAATGCAAGAAAAGAAGTTGCAGAGAAAAAGCTGGCGGCTCTCAGATGCTCACTATCAAATTTTGCATCATCTGCAGTATACTTTCAACAGCGAGAAGAACGGGCAAGGGCGCATGCAAACGCATCTTCCGAccatctaaaccaaaaaaatgaagaacttGATGTTCTCCGTTCTTACAAAAGAGAAATCGATGCTGCTATGGGTAAGATCCAACAATCCGAGGCAGAGCTGAAGAGTAACATTGTAATGCTGAAAATAAAAGTGGATGAAGAGAACAAGAGGCACGAAGAAGAGAAGGTTCTTTGCACGATAGATAATATTGAGAAGATCAACACTCCTCAGCGAAACACTCTGCGTACAGGCAAAGCCACAGATTTACTGAAATCCcaggaagagaaaacaaagctcCAATCCGAGATGAAGCTTTCTCGGGAGAAATTGGCTTCAATTAGAAAAGAAGTTGACGACATGACCAAGAAGTCCTTGAAACTGGAGAAGGAGATCAAAACCATGGAAACAGAGATAGAGAAGAGCTCAAAGACGAGAGCCAAATCAGAGATGGAATTGGAGAACACAATCCAAGAGAAGCAAACTATTCAGGAGGTGGAAGAACAAGGGATTTCTGAaatacaaaacatgataatcGAGATTCACCAGCTTGTCTTTGAATCAGATCTGAGAAAAGAAGAGGCGATGATTGTAAGAGAAGAGCTCAATGCAGAGGAGCTTAGAGCGAAAGATATGCACAAAACTATGGTCGAGAGAGTCGAGAACGCGTTGCAGACTCTAGAGAAGAACAACAATGGCATATCAGGcaagatcgaagaagaagtagagagtgttttgggtttggttcaCGACGCCTCGAGGTTGCTTGAAGTTTCTCAGTAA